Proteins encoded together in one Pongo abelii isolate AG06213 chromosome 8, NHGRI_mPonAbe1-v2.0_pri, whole genome shotgun sequence window:
- the LZTS2 gene encoding leucine zipper putative tumor suppressor 2 isoform X2: MAIVQTLPVPLEPAPEAATAPQAPAMGSVSSLISGRPCPGGPAPSRHHGPPGPTFFRQQDGLLRGGYEAQEPLCPAVPPRKAVPVTSFTYINEDFRTESPPSPSSDVEDAREQRAHNAHLRGPPPKLIPVSGKLEKAYEERQRHWQREREALREDCAAQAQRAQRAQQLLQLQVFQLQQEKRQLQDDFAQLLQEREQLERRCATLEREQRELGPRLEETKWEVCQKSGEISLLKQQLKESQAELVQKGSELVALRVALREARATLRVSEGRARGLQEAARARELELEACSQELQRHRQEAEQLREKAGQLDAEAAGLREPPVPPAAADPFLLAESDEAKVQRAAAGVGGSLRAQVERLRVELQRERRRGEEQRDSFEGERLAWQAEKEQVIRYQKQLQHNYIQMYRRNRQLEQELQQLSLELEARELADLGLAEQAPCICLEEITATEI; the protein is encoded by the exons ATGGCCATTGTGCAGACTCTGCCAGTGCCACTGGAGCCTGCTCCTGAAGCTGCCACTGCCCCACAAGCTCCAGCCATGGGTAGTGTGAGCAGCCTTATCTCAGGCCGGCCCTGTCCCGGGGGGCCAGCTCCTTCCCGCCACCACGGCCCTCCTGGGCCCACCTTCTTCCGCCAGCAGGATGGCCTGCTGCGGGGTGGCTATGAGGCACaggagccgctgtgcccagctgtGCCCCCTAGGAAGGCTGTCCCTGTCACCAGCTTCACCTACATCAATGAGGACTTCCGGACAGAGTCACCCCCCAGCCCAAGCAGTGATGTCGAGGATGCCCGAGAGCAGCGGGCACACAATGCCCACCTCCGCGGCCCACCACCAAAGCTCATCCCTGTCTCTGGAAAGCTGGAGAAG GCATACGAGGAGCGGCAGCGGCACTGGCAGCGAGAGCGTGAGGCCCTGCGAGAGGACTGTGCGGCCCAGGCACAGCGGGCCCAGCGGGCCCAACAGCTGCTGCAGCTGCAGGTGTTCCAGCTGCAGCAGGAGAAGCGGCAGTTGCAGGACGACTTCGCACAGCTGCTGCAGGAGCGCGAACAGCTGGAGCGGCGCTGCGCCACCTTGGAGCGGGAGCAGCGGGAGCTCGGGCCGAGGCTTGAGGAGACCAAGTGGGAG GTGTGCCAGAAATCGGGCGAGATCTCCCTGCTGAAGCAGCAGCTGAAGGAGTCTCAGGCAGAGCTGGTGCAGAAGGGCAGCGAGCTGGTGGCCCTGCGGGTGGCGCTGCGGGAGGCCCGTGCTACGCTGCGGGTCAGTGAGGGCCGTGCGCGGGGTCTACAGGAGGCCGCCCGAGCTCGGGAGCTGGAGCTGGAAGCCTGTTCCCAGGAGCTGCAGCGACACCGCCAGGAAGCTGAGCAGCTGCGGGAGAAAGCTGGGCAGTTGGATGCTGAGGCGGCCGGACTCCGGGAGCCCCCTGTGCCACCTGCCGCCGCTGACCCCTTCCTCCTGGCAGAGAGTGATGAGGCCAAAGTGCAGCGGGCAGCAGCCGGGGTTGGGGGCAGCTTGCGGGCCCAGGTGGAGCGGTTGCGGGTGGAGCTGCAGCGGGAGCGGCGGCGAGGTGAGGAGCAGCGGGACAGCTTTGAGGGGGAGCGGCTGGCCTGGCAGGCAGAGAAGGAGCAGGTGATCCGCTACCAGAAGCAGCTGCAGCACAACTACATCCAGATGTACCGGCGCAACCGGCAGCTAGAGCAGGAGCTGCAGCAGCTCAGCCTGGAGCTGGAGGCCCGGGAGCTCGCTGACCTGGGCCTGGCCGAGCAGGCGCCCTGCATCTGCCTGGAGGAGATCACTGCTACTGAGATCTAG
- the LZTS2 gene encoding leucine zipper putative tumor suppressor 2 isoform X1, producing MAIVQTLPVPLEPAPEAATAPQAPAMGSVSSLISGRPCPGGPAPSRHHGPPGPTFFRQQDGLLRGGYEAQEPLCPAVPPRKAVPVTSFTYINEDFRTESPPSPSSDVEDAREQRAHNAHLRGPPPKLIPVSGKLEKNMEKILIRPTAFKPVLPKPRGAPSLPSFMGPRATGLSGSQGSLTQLFGGPASSSSSSSSSSAADKPLAFSGWASGCPSGTLSDSGRNSLSSLPTYSTGGAEPTTSSPGGHLPSHGSGRGALPGPARGVPTGPSHSDSGRSSSSKSTGSLGGRVAGGFLGSGTRASPDSSSCGERSPPPPPPPPSDEALLHCVLEGKLRDREAELQQLRDSLDENEATMCQAYEERQRHWQREREALREDCAAQAQRAQRAQQLLQLQVFQLQQEKRQLQDDFAQLLQEREQLERRCATLEREQRELGPRLEETKWEVCQKSGEISLLKQQLKESQAELVQKGSELVALRVALREARATLRVSEGRARGLQEAARARELELEACSQELQRHRQEAEQLREKAGQLDAEAAGLREPPVPPAAADPFLLAESDEAKVQRAAAGVGGSLRAQVERLRVELQRERRRGEEQRDSFEGERLAWQAEKEQVIRYQKQLQHNYIQMYRRNRQLEQELQQLSLELEARELADLGLAEQAPCICLEEITATEI from the exons ATGGCCATTGTGCAGACTCTGCCAGTGCCACTGGAGCCTGCTCCTGAAGCTGCCACTGCCCCACAAGCTCCAGCCATGGGTAGTGTGAGCAGCCTTATCTCAGGCCGGCCCTGTCCCGGGGGGCCAGCTCCTTCCCGCCACCACGGCCCTCCTGGGCCCACCTTCTTCCGCCAGCAGGATGGCCTGCTGCGGGGTGGCTATGAGGCACaggagccgctgtgcccagctgtGCCCCCTAGGAAGGCTGTCCCTGTCACCAGCTTCACCTACATCAATGAGGACTTCCGGACAGAGTCACCCCCCAGCCCAAGCAGTGATGTCGAGGATGCCCGAGAGCAGCGGGCACACAATGCCCACCTCCGCGGCCCACCACCAAAGCTCATCCCTGTCTCTGGAAAGCTGGAGAAG AACATGGAGAAGATCCTGATCCGCCCAACAGCCTTCAAGCCAGTGCTGCCCAAACCTCGAGGGGCTCCGTCCCTGCCTAGCTTCATGGGTCCTCGGGCCACCGggctgtctgggagccagggcagcCTGACGCAGCTGTTTGGgggccctgcctcctcctcctcttcttcctcctcctcttcagctgCTGACAAACCCCTGGCATTTAGTGGCTGGGCCAGTGGCTGCCCATCAGGGACGCTATCCGACTCTGGCCGAAACTCACTGTCCAGCCTGCCCACCTACAGCACCGGAGGTGCCGAGCCAACCACCAGCTCCCCAGGCGGGCACCTGCCTTCCCATGGCTCTGGGCGAGGGGCACTGCCTGGGCCAGCCCGAGGGGTCCCTACTGGGCCCTCCCACTCAGACAGTGGCCGGTCCTCCTCCAGCAAGAGCACAGGCTCCCTGGGGGGCCGTGTGGCTGGGGGGTTTTTGGGCAGTGGTACCCGGGCCTCCCCTGACAGCAGCTCCTGTGGGGAGCGCTCACCACCACCCCCGCCTCCACCTCCTTCGGACGAGGCCCTGCTGCACTGTGTCCTGGAAGGAAAGCTCCGagaccgggaggcagagcttcagCAGCTGCGGGACAGTCTGGACGAGAATGAGGCTACCATGTGCCAG GCATACGAGGAGCGGCAGCGGCACTGGCAGCGAGAGCGTGAGGCCCTGCGAGAGGACTGTGCGGCCCAGGCACAGCGGGCCCAGCGGGCCCAACAGCTGCTGCAGCTGCAGGTGTTCCAGCTGCAGCAGGAGAAGCGGCAGTTGCAGGACGACTTCGCACAGCTGCTGCAGGAGCGCGAACAGCTGGAGCGGCGCTGCGCCACCTTGGAGCGGGAGCAGCGGGAGCTCGGGCCGAGGCTTGAGGAGACCAAGTGGGAG GTGTGCCAGAAATCGGGCGAGATCTCCCTGCTGAAGCAGCAGCTGAAGGAGTCTCAGGCAGAGCTGGTGCAGAAGGGCAGCGAGCTGGTGGCCCTGCGGGTGGCGCTGCGGGAGGCCCGTGCTACGCTGCGGGTCAGTGAGGGCCGTGCGCGGGGTCTACAGGAGGCCGCCCGAGCTCGGGAGCTGGAGCTGGAAGCCTGTTCCCAGGAGCTGCAGCGACACCGCCAGGAAGCTGAGCAGCTGCGGGAGAAAGCTGGGCAGTTGGATGCTGAGGCGGCCGGACTCCGGGAGCCCCCTGTGCCACCTGCCGCCGCTGACCCCTTCCTCCTGGCAGAGAGTGATGAGGCCAAAGTGCAGCGGGCAGCAGCCGGGGTTGGGGGCAGCTTGCGGGCCCAGGTGGAGCGGTTGCGGGTGGAGCTGCAGCGGGAGCGGCGGCGAGGTGAGGAGCAGCGGGACAGCTTTGAGGGGGAGCGGCTGGCCTGGCAGGCAGAGAAGGAGCAGGTGATCCGCTACCAGAAGCAGCTGCAGCACAACTACATCCAGATGTACCGGCGCAACCGGCAGCTAGAGCAGGAGCTGCAGCAGCTCAGCCTGGAGCTGGAGGCCCGGGAGCTCGCTGACCTGGGCCTGGCCGAGCAGGCGCCCTGCATCTGCCTGGAGGAGATCACTGCTACTGAGATCTAG